The Chryseobacterium suipulveris genome window below encodes:
- a CDS encoding sensor histidine kinase, producing the protein MKILMFSLFFSALFSQTKTITFTESDSAIFINPSLDYYFSKSSTIPPDFNTAKPIASYSAFKDSIRKAPQYRSVWGVMKVRNLSKDSVLFINAKEYVAKLRVYEKVNGKLKESGITGFNISRSLLHAKNGDLYHIRIHVPVGAEKTFYFQSSLYRNQVFFPELDLITYTHHLSLTDAYFSSSEFNYYQYTLFFIGIHFCLMVLALSRFRAQQFRLALLVFAGINLFYIFYYLAEYDFIDFENKLFPGFIHNNYVTFLGAIEPGLYYIFFWSYLDRDKNLWFRRFLLACSAFWIAFYFMVNVNWDYVFLSKLSVFTRNFGPMFDLLVTGLVFVYLMRYKSTFYKYARMGVFILLISAIQLSIPYFMASLGINNEMPRFISNFSLLVMQICIVLDFILFLYGQNRNEIELQAEKENIKKQLLQKEIERQKSILAERRRISLDMHDDLGAGISALKLQAEFLKKKLDDESLKQDVHDILVTSEEMNLSMREILWSLNSSNDTVKSLVDYISVYAENFLRKSGIRLEMQVDKINRNELIDAESRRNIFLVCKESLNNIYKHSNAKNVKISFFHEGEFLHVVISDDGCGIPENSVTGNGLINMKERVEEIHGELNVSSNNRGTSIHIKLKKDKEKLL; encoded by the coding sequence GTGAAAATCTTGATGTTTTCACTGTTTTTTTCTGCGCTCTTCTCGCAAACCAAAACCATCACATTTACCGAAAGCGATTCTGCAATTTTCATTAACCCGTCGTTGGATTATTATTTTTCAAAGTCATCAACAATTCCTCCGGATTTCAATACTGCAAAACCTATCGCTTCTTACTCCGCATTCAAAGATTCTATAAGGAAGGCGCCACAATATCGATCTGTTTGGGGAGTAATGAAGGTAAGAAACCTCTCCAAAGATTCGGTATTGTTCATTAATGCCAAAGAATATGTTGCAAAACTGAGGGTGTATGAAAAAGTGAACGGAAAGCTTAAGGAATCGGGCATAACTGGATTCAACATTAGCAGAAGTTTGCTGCATGCCAAGAACGGCGACCTCTACCATATTCGGATTCATGTTCCTGTCGGAGCTGAAAAAACTTTCTATTTTCAGTCATCGCTTTATAGGAATCAGGTTTTTTTTCCCGAACTGGATCTTATCACTTACACGCATCACCTCTCGCTTACTGATGCCTACTTCAGCTCATCGGAATTCAATTACTACCAGTACACCTTGTTTTTTATTGGCATCCATTTTTGTCTGATGGTTCTGGCTCTTTCGCGTTTTCGCGCGCAGCAGTTTCGTTTGGCGCTCTTGGTTTTTGCGGGAATAAATCTTTTCTACATATTCTATTATCTGGCGGAATATGACTTCATAGATTTCGAAAACAAACTTTTTCCGGGATTTATCCACAATAATTACGTTACTTTTTTGGGTGCAATAGAACCCGGGCTTTACTATATCTTTTTCTGGAGCTACCTGGATCGGGACAAAAACCTTTGGTTCAGACGATTTCTCTTGGCATGCAGCGCGTTTTGGATCGCATTCTATTTTATGGTGAATGTGAACTGGGACTATGTTTTTCTTAGTAAATTGAGCGTCTTTACCCGAAATTTCGGTCCCATGTTTGATCTTTTGGTGACTGGTTTGGTTTTTGTGTATTTAATGCGTTATAAATCAACGTTTTATAAGTATGCAAGAATGGGTGTATTCATTCTATTGATTAGTGCGATACAGCTTTCAATACCTTATTTCATGGCGTCGTTGGGTATCAATAACGAAATGCCTCGATTCATCAGTAACTTTTCACTGCTTGTCATGCAGATCTGCATTGTTTTGGATTTTATCTTGTTTTTATATGGTCAAAACCGTAACGAAATTGAGTTGCAGGCAGAAAAAGAAAATATCAAGAAACAGCTTCTACAAAAAGAGATTGAAAGACAAAAGTCGATACTCGCCGAACGCCGAAGGATTTCTCTCGATATGCACGATGATTTGGGCGCGGGAATTTCGGCGCTTAAACTTCAGGCAGAGTTTCTCAAGAAAAAGCTTGACGACGAATCATTGAAACAGGACGTACACGATATTTTGGTGACTTCCGAAGAAATGAACCTCTCGATGCGGGAGATTCTTTGGTCGCTGAATTCATCAAACGACACCGTTAAAAGCTTGGTGGACTATATTTCGGTTTATGCTGAGAATTTCCTTCGAAAAAGTGGAATCAGATTGGAAATGCAGGTGGATAAAATCAATAGAAATGAGCTTATCGATGCAGAGTCGCGAAGAAATATCTTTCTTGTTTGTAAAGAATCACTGAACAATATCTATAAACACAGTAACGCGAAGAACGTTAAAATTAGCTTTTTCCATGAAGGGGAGTTTTTGCATGTAGTAATCAGTGATGATGGTTGTGGGATTCCGGAAAATTCCGTCACTGGCAACGGTCTTATAAACATGAAGGAAAGAGTTGAGGAAATTCATGGTGAACTCAATGTTTCTTCAAATAACAGAGGTACTTCGATACATATAAAGCTAAAAAAAGACAAAGAAAAATTGTTGTAA